From the Sulfurimonas sp. C5 genome, one window contains:
- a CDS encoding diguanylate cyclase, whose product MRFIEALKLRSKLFFLFVLITLGLVFVGIVGASYINAMKKNMDSLYFGSLVPVTELNEILQTYHSGISDPIYKASRQEISTLQTTQKIEKSLQYINKKWESYISHYKNEEEVAYVEYVDMELTSTNKAFNKIIGFLKSGGNPKNIALNRVEDKIFKMHGVLKKLINYEVNVAQYERKKFLNKYDDIALNVGLTLIFVIIAVLVISMYVFKSIQQDHTKLHDIAKKLRKANKKLENASYTDSLTGLYNRRYFNHIYERELKRAKRNKTYITFMMLDIDYFKQYNDTYGHVEGDFALKSVAKVLKDTLKRPSDYVFRLGGEEFGVLLSETNETDSANLARTLCQSVKDRELKHEKSKANEFVTVSVGVVCCIADDALDDEIMISRADEMLYKAKEGGRDRYQITTNVTLAKTISA is encoded by the coding sequence TTGAGATTTATTGAAGCTTTAAAACTCAGAAGTAAACTGTTTTTCCTATTTGTTTTGATTACATTGGGGCTCGTATTTGTCGGTATCGTCGGAGCAAGCTACATTAATGCAATGAAAAAAAATATGGATTCCTTATATTTTGGTTCATTAGTGCCTGTAACGGAACTCAATGAAATTCTGCAAACTTATCATAGCGGGATCTCCGATCCTATCTATAAGGCAAGCAGACAAGAGATATCTACACTGCAAACTACACAAAAAATAGAAAAATCTTTACAATATATCAACAAAAAATGGGAAAGCTATATCTCACATTACAAGAATGAAGAGGAAGTAGCATATGTTGAGTATGTAGATATGGAGCTTACATCTACAAATAAAGCCTTTAATAAAATAATAGGGTTTTTAAAAAGCGGCGGTAATCCTAAAAACATTGCTCTTAATAGAGTAGAAGATAAAATTTTCAAGATGCATGGTGTACTAAAAAAACTTATCAATTATGAAGTCAATGTAGCACAGTATGAAAGAAAAAAGTTTTTGAATAAATATGATGATATAGCCCTAAATGTTGGCTTGACACTTATTTTTGTTATTATTGCCGTCTTGGTAATTTCCATGTATGTCTTTAAAAGTATTCAACAAGACCACACTAAACTTCACGATATAGCAAAAAAGCTTCGTAAAGCGAATAAAAAACTTGAGAATGCTTCATATACAGACAGTTTAACAGGATTATATAACAGAAGATATTTTAATCATATATATGAGAGAGAACTTAAGCGTGCCAAAAGGAATAAGACATATATAACATTCATGATGTTGGATATTGACTACTTTAAACAGTATAATGATACTTATGGACACGTTGAGGGAGACTTTGCTCTTAAAAGCGTAGCAAAAGTCTTAAAAGATACACTTAAACGTCCAAGTGATTATGTATTTCGCCTTGGAGGTGAAGAGTTTGGAGTCTTGCTAAGTGAAACAAATGAAACAGACAGTGCAAACTTGGCAAGAACACTATGTCAATCTGTTAAAGATAGAGAGTTGAAACATGAGAAATCAAAAGCAAATGAATTTGTCACGGTTTCTGTCGGTGTAGTATGTTGTATTGCCGATGATGCTTTAGATGATGAGATTATGATCTCTCGGGCAGACGAGATGCTCTATAAAGCAAAAGAGGGCGGACGTGATAGATATCAAATTACAACAAATGTAACTCTTGCAAAAACTA
- a CDS encoding aminopeptidase P N-terminal domain-containing protein — protein MIKEKEYKGRREKFAKKLQSDSVAIFCAAEQKVRSNDTEYPYRQDSNFYYLTGFKEDNSTLVFVKKNTTYKIYLFVEKKDPVKELWTGKRLGAEKAKELFDVDDVFEIEHFAPKLQEFLEEKNKLYYDFKVKNKLLDQVKLLAKNILYYKDAAKTVETMRLIKSTNEIKLIQKALEITKEAHHKAIQMSQKLSFEYELQAEIEYIFKKNGAYSDAYTSIVASGDNANTLHYIDNNMALNKGDLILIDAGCEYEYYSSDITRTIPVSGKFTKAQKELYQMVLDVEKKIISMMKPNILRSELQNEAEKMLCEGMVKLGILKGSVKKLLKDKVHKKYFPHGIGHYMGLDVHDQNPYKNQKNKEIPLKAGMILTIEPGIYLPEDDKKIPKKYRGIGIRIEDDILVTKEGYENLSKEILKEIKDIESYSSL, from the coding sequence ATGATTAAAGAAAAAGAGTATAAAGGACGAAGAGAAAAGTTTGCAAAAAAACTGCAAAGTGATTCAGTAGCAATATTTTGTGCAGCTGAACAAAAAGTACGTTCAAACGATACGGAATATCCTTATAGACAAGATAGCAATTTTTATTATTTAACAGGATTTAAAGAGGATAATTCCACATTAGTATTTGTTAAGAAAAACACAACATATAAAATATATCTTTTTGTAGAGAAAAAAGATCCTGTTAAGGAACTTTGGACAGGTAAAAGACTCGGTGCAGAAAAAGCAAAAGAACTCTTTGATGTAGATGATGTATTTGAGATCGAACATTTTGCTCCAAAACTGCAAGAGTTCTTAGAAGAAAAAAATAAGCTCTATTATGATTTCAAAGTAAAAAATAAATTATTAGATCAAGTAAAGCTACTTGCAAAAAATATACTTTATTATAAAGATGCTGCAAAAACTGTTGAAACTATGCGTTTAATTAAGTCGACAAACGAAATAAAGTTAATTCAAAAAGCACTTGAAATTACAAAAGAAGCACATCACAAAGCGATTCAAATGAGTCAAAAACTCTCATTTGAATATGAACTGCAAGCCGAGATAGAGTACATTTTCAAGAAAAATGGTGCATACAGTGATGCATATACTTCAATTGTAGCTTCCGGAGACAATGCGAATACACTTCATTATATTGATAATAATATGGCTTTAAATAAGGGTGATTTGATACTAATTGATGCAGGCTGTGAATATGAATATTACTCCAGTGATATTACCAGAACGATTCCTGTCAGCGGTAAATTTACGAAAGCACAAAAAGAGCTCTATCAAATGGTGCTTGATGTGGAGAAAAAAATCATTTCAATGATGAAGCCCAACATACTTAGAAGCGAATTGCAAAATGAAGCTGAAAAGATGTTGTGTGAGGGGATGGTTAAACTAGGTATTTTAAAAGGGAGTGTCAAAAAACTTCTAAAAGATAAAGTACATAAAAAATATTTTCCGCATGGAATAGGACACTATATGGGCTTAGACGTACATGATCAAAACCCGTATAAAAATCAGAAAAATAAAGAGATTCCTCTTAAAGCAGGTATGATTTTAACGATTGAACCGGGTATTTATCTTCCGGAAGACGATAAGAAAATTCCTAAAAAATATAGAGGTATCGGGATAAGAATTGAGGATGATATTTTGGTTACTAAAGAGGGATATGAAAACCTATCCAAAGAGATTCTCAAAGAGATAAAAGATATAGAATCTTACAGCTCTTTATGA